TTTCACTGGCGAATAGGTCAAATTTAACACTGTAAATTGGTTGTCCTTGGCATAGCCAAAGACATCTGCAATCACTTCTTCATGAACCAATTTATCTCGAACAACACCTTTTTTTCCGACTTTTTCTCGTCCTGCCTCAAACTGTGGCTTAATCAAGGCCACCACCTCTCCAGATGCATTGAGTAGACCTTTGACTGCTGGAAAAACTTTTGATAGTGAAATAAAGCTCACATCAATAGAAGAAAGTGCAATCTCATCTGGAATTTGCTCGTGAGTCACATAGCGAATGTTTGTCTTTTCCATGCAGATAACTCGCTCATCATTTCTCAATTTCCAATCGAGTTGACCATGACCAACGTCAACGGCATAGACCTTAATTGCCCCATTTTGCAACATACAGTCCGTAAATCCCCCTGTCGAGGAACCTACATCCATGCAAATTTTCCCTTCAACTGTAACATCAAAATTTTCCATCGCCTTTTCGAGTTTCAAGCCACCTCTACTGACATACTTTAATGTCTTTCCACGCACCTCAATCGTCAAATTCTCATCAAATGTTGCACCTGCCTTGTCTTCCTTTTGCCCATCGACATAGACAATGCCGGACATAATAATGGCCTTCGCCTTTTCTCTGCTCTGAGCTAATCCCTTCTTTACTAATAATATATCCAGTCTTTCTTTCATCTATTCTCCATTATTCTTATGATGTGCTCTGCAATGCTGTCCGAATCCACACCAATATAACTTTTTAACTTTGTCACATCCCCATGCTCAACATAATCATCTGGCAATGTCACATGATAGAGTAGTGGTCTTTCTTTCCTCTGTGCAATGTAGTCGGCAACAGCCTCTCCCATTCCTCCACGCAACACATTTTCTTCCATCGTCACAAGCAATTGATGCTTTTCTAGTAATCGATCAATCATTGAAAAATCTACAGGCTTTGCAAATCTTGCATTGACTAAGCTAACTCGATATCCCTTTTTCTTTAGCTTTTCACGCAAATGTTCTGCTGTAGTCACCATACTGCCCAGTGCAAACAAGGCGATCTGTTCTTCCTCTTCCATCATTTCTGCCCGACCAAGCACAATCGGTGCCTGATATTGGCTAAATCCCTCATAAGCAACTCCTCGAGGATAGCGAAGTGCAATCGGTCCTTGATAGTCCTCCACTGCAAAGCGAAGCATCATTTTTAACTCCTCACTATTTTTTGGAGCCATAATGACCATATTGGGAATAATGCCCAAGTAACTGAGATCAAACAGTCCTTGATGTGTTTCCCCATCAGCTCCGACAAGACCTGCCCTGTCAATGGCAAAAACCACATGTAGATTTTGTATACACACATCATGGACTACCTGGTCAAAACCTCGCTGTAAAAAGGACGAATATACCGCAAAAACAGGCAAAAGACCACCCACAGCCATTCCTGCTGCACAGGTGACCGCATGCTCTTCTGCAATCCCCACATCAACAAAGCGCTCAGGAAATTCCTTGGCAAAATGAGAAAGCCCTGTTCCCCCTGGCATCGCCGCCGTAATGGCCACAAGACGAGAATGCCTTCTAGCCAGTGCACAAATCTCATTGGAGAACACTTCGGTATAGCCCATCTTTTTGCTTTCCAAACTCTTTCCTGTCACAATATCAAAAGGTCCCACGCCATGAAATTCAGATGGTGCATTCTCTGCAGGTGCATATCCCTTTCCCTTTTTGGTAATCACATGGA
This region of Lachnospiraceae bacterium oral taxon 096 genomic DNA includes:
- a CDS encoding TlyA family RNA methyltransferase; translated protein: MKERLDILLVKKGLAQSREKAKAIIMSGIVYVDGQKEDKAGATFDENLTIEVRGKTLKYVSRGGLKLEKAMENFDVTVEGKICMDVGSSTGGFTDCMLQNGAIKVYAVDVGHGQLDWKLRNDERVICMEKTNIRYVTHEQIPDEIALSSIDVSFISLSKVFPAVKGLLNASGEVVALIKPQFEAGREKVGKKGVVRDKLVHEEVIADVFGYAKDNQFTVLNLTYSPVKGPEGNIEYLCHLTVDPEAIENQQICIKEVVEKAHEALKE
- the dxs gene encoding 1-deoxy-D-xylulose-5-phosphate synthase, coding for MVLEKIKNAEDIKKLKRSEYRLLAQEIREFLIEKLSVTGGHLASNLGVVELTMALYLSFDFPRDQVVWDVGHQSYTHKILSGRMAWFDELRKFGGMSGFPKRKESPFDAFDTGHSSTSISAGLGLAKARDVLGENKFVVSVIGDGALTGGMAYEALNNAAQLKNNFIIVLNDNNMSIAPNVGGMSQYLGGMRTKKGYTTLKKNVVSALNQMPVIGKRAITKLKKTKNGIKQMVIPGMLFENMGLTYLGPVDGHNILQMMRIFQEAKRLDHAVLVHVITKKGKGYAPAENAPSEFHGVGPFDIVTGKSLESKKMGYTEVFSNEICALARRHSRLVAITAAMPGGTGLSHFAKEFPERFVDVGIAEEHAVTCAAGMAVGGLLPVFAVYSSFLQRGFDQVVHDVCIQNLHVVFAIDRAGLVGADGETHQGLFDLSYLGIIPNMVIMAPKNSEELKMMLRFAVEDYQGPIALRYPRGVAYEGFSQYQAPIVLGRAEMMEEEEQIALFALGSMVTTAEHLREKLKKKGYRVSLVNARFAKPVDFSMIDRLLEKHQLLVTMEENVLRGGMGEAVADYIAQRKERPLLYHVTLPDDYVEHGDVTKLKSYIGVDSDSIAEHIIRIMENR